Proteins found in one Streptomyces sp. NBC_00461 genomic segment:
- a CDS encoding glycerophosphodiester phosphodiesterase, with protein sequence MTTRIRHPYLDHPGPIAFAHRGGAADGLENTVLQFRRAVATGYRYIETDVHTTADGKLVAFHDATLDRVTDGAGRIGDLPWRDVSHARVAGKEPVPLFEELLETFPEVRWNVDLKAEASLHPFLDLIERTHAWDRICVGSFSEARVLRAQRLAGPRLATSYGTRGVLNLRLRSWGVPAALRASAVAAQVPESQSGIQVVDRRFVRAAHARGLQVHVWTINEPDRMHRLLDLGVDGIMTDHIDTLRKVMEERGVWV encoded by the coding sequence GTGACCACGCGGATACGCCACCCCTATCTGGACCATCCCGGCCCGATCGCCTTCGCCCACCGGGGCGGGGCCGCGGACGGTCTGGAGAACACCGTGCTGCAGTTCCGGCGGGCGGTGGCGACGGGCTACCGCTACATCGAGACCGACGTCCACACGACGGCGGACGGCAAACTGGTCGCCTTCCACGACGCGACCCTGGACCGGGTGACGGACGGGGCGGGGCGGATAGGCGATCTGCCGTGGCGGGACGTCAGCCACGCGCGAGTGGCGGGCAAGGAGCCGGTGCCGCTGTTCGAAGAGCTGCTGGAGACCTTTCCCGAGGTGCGCTGGAACGTGGACCTCAAGGCGGAGGCCTCGCTGCACCCCTTCCTGGACCTGATCGAGCGCACGCACGCGTGGGACAGGATCTGTGTCGGCTCGTTCTCCGAGGCCCGCGTGCTGCGCGCCCAGCGGCTGGCCGGGCCGCGCCTGGCCACGTCGTACGGCACCCGGGGCGTCCTCAACCTGCGGCTGCGCTCCTGGGGCGTCCCGGCGGCGCTGCGCGCATCCGCGGTCGCGGCGCAGGTGCCCGAGTCCCAGTCCGGTATCCAGGTCGTCGACCGGCGCTTCGTCCGCGCCGCCCACGCGCGCGGGCTGCAGGTGCACGTGTGGACCATCAACGAGCCCGATCGCATGCACCGGCTCCTGGACCTGGGAGTGGATGGCATCATGACCGATCACATCGACACGTTGCGCAAGGTCATGGAAGAACGCGGCGTCTGGGTCTGA
- a CDS encoding MFS transporter, whose product MSADTVRTEVIDRQREQRGWYFYDWACSVYSTSVLTVFLGPYLTSVAKSASDADGFVHPLGIPVRAGSFFAYCVSASVIVSIFVMPLVGAAADRTGRKKPMLAACAYVGAAATTGLFFLSGDRYLLGGLLLIVANSAVAVSMVVYNSYLPQIAPPEDRDRVSSRGWAFGYAAGSSMLIVNLVLFTAHDSFGVSESTAVRICLASAGLWWGAFTLVPLKRLRDRRTTSTAPAVHGWRQLAATLRGMRGKPLTLAFLLAYLIYNDGIQTVISQASVYGSEELGLSQSTLITAVLMVQVLAVAGALGMGRLARTYGAKRTILGSLVAWTLTLAAGYFLPAGAPVWFFVLASGIGLVLGGSQALSRSLFSHLVPPGQEAEYFSAYEMSDRGMSWLGPLLFGITYQLTGSYRDAIISLVAFFVIGFALLARVPVRQAILEAGNPIPERI is encoded by the coding sequence GTGAGCGCCGACACCGTGCGGACGGAAGTCATCGACCGGCAGCGCGAACAACGCGGCTGGTACTTCTACGACTGGGCCTGCTCGGTCTACTCGACGAGCGTGCTCACCGTGTTCCTGGGTCCCTATCTGACGTCGGTGGCCAAGTCGGCGTCGGACGCGGACGGGTTCGTGCACCCACTGGGGATCCCGGTGCGGGCCGGTTCGTTCTTCGCGTACTGCGTCTCCGCGTCCGTGATCGTTTCGATCTTCGTGATGCCGCTGGTGGGCGCGGCCGCGGACCGCACCGGGCGGAAGAAGCCGATGCTCGCCGCCTGCGCCTATGTCGGGGCGGCGGCCACGACCGGCCTGTTCTTCCTGTCCGGGGACCGCTACCTGCTGGGCGGCCTTCTGCTGATCGTCGCCAACTCGGCGGTGGCGGTCTCGATGGTCGTCTACAACTCCTACCTCCCCCAGATCGCACCGCCCGAGGACCGTGACCGGGTCTCGTCCAGGGGCTGGGCCTTCGGCTATGCGGCCGGCTCCTCGATGCTGATCGTGAACCTGGTCCTGTTCACGGCACACGACTCCTTCGGGGTCTCCGAGTCGACGGCCGTCCGCATCTGTCTGGCCTCCGCGGGGCTGTGGTGGGGCGCCTTCACCCTCGTACCGCTGAAGCGGCTGCGCGACCGCCGCACTACGTCCACGGCGCCCGCGGTCCACGGATGGCGGCAGCTGGCGGCCACCCTCCGGGGCATGCGGGGCAAGCCGCTCACGCTGGCCTTCCTCCTCGCCTACCTCATCTACAACGACGGCATCCAGACGGTGATCTCGCAGGCGTCGGTGTACGGCTCCGAGGAACTGGGCCTGAGCCAGTCCACGCTCATCACGGCCGTCCTGATGGTCCAGGTGCTGGCGGTGGCGGGCGCACTGGGGATGGGGCGGCTCGCCCGGACGTACGGAGCCAAGCGGACGATCCTCGGCTCACTGGTGGCCTGGACGCTGACTCTGGCCGCCGGATACTTCCTGCCGGCCGGGGCACCGGTGTGGTTCTTCGTCCTGGCTTCCGGCATCGGTCTCGTCCTGGGCGGCAGCCAGGCCCTGTCCCGGTCCCTCTTCTCCCATCTCGTCCCGCCCGGCCAAGAGGCCGAGTACTTCTCGGCGTACGAGATGAGCGACCGGGGTATGAGCTGGCTCGGCCCGCTACTGTTCGGGATCACCTACCAGCTGACGGGAAGTTATCGCGACGCGATCATCTCGCTCGTGGCCTTCTTCGTCATCGGGTTCGCCCTGCTCGCAAGGGTTCCGGTGCGGCAGGCGATCTTGGAGGCGGGCAATCCGATTCCTGAGAGGATTTAG
- a CDS encoding RNA polymerase-binding protein RbpA — translation MSERALRGTRLVVTSYETDRGIDLAPRQAVEYACEKGHRFEMPFSVEAEIPPEWECKVCGAQALLVDGDGPEEKKAKPARTHWDMLMERRTREELEEVLEERLAVLRSGAMNIAVHPRDSRKSA, via the coding sequence ATGAGTGAGCGAGCTCTTCGCGGCACGCGCCTCGTGGTGACCAGCTACGAGACGGACCGCGGTATCGACCTGGCCCCGCGCCAGGCCGTGGAGTACGCATGCGAGAAGGGCCATCGCTTCGAGATGCCCTTCTCGGTCGAGGCGGAGATCCCGCCGGAGTGGGAGTGCAAGGTCTGCGGGGCCCAGGCACTCCTCGTTGACGGCGACGGCCCTGAGGAAAAGAAGGCCAAGCCCGCGCGTACACATTGGGACATGCTGATGGAGCGGCGCACCCGCGAGGAACTCGAAGAGGTCCTCGAGGAGCGCCTGGCCGTTCTCCGTTCGGGCGCGATGAACATCGCGGTCCACCCGAGGGACAGCCGCAAGTCGGCTTAG
- the fxsA gene encoding FxsA family membrane protein: MTTGAPTPTYPARPRRSRLRTFLPLGVAAWLVLEIWLLTVVAGAASGFVVFLLLLAGFVLGAAVIKKAGRRAFQNLNEALQRGGTPQQSGGNGLLMLGGLLLMIPGLISDAVGLLLLIPPVQKALSRLTERTLDRKLREAGAGSFGDAFQQARIHRPDGKVVQGEVIQHEPGDDTPQEPRPPLTR, translated from the coding sequence ATGACGACTGGTGCACCGACCCCCACCTACCCCGCCCGGCCCCGCCGCTCCCGGCTGCGGACGTTCCTGCCGCTCGGCGTCGCGGCCTGGCTGGTGCTGGAGATCTGGCTGCTGACCGTGGTCGCGGGTGCGGCGAGCGGGTTCGTCGTGTTCCTGCTGCTGCTCGCGGGCTTCGTGCTCGGCGCGGCGGTGATCAAGAAGGCGGGCCGACGCGCCTTCCAGAACCTCAACGAGGCGTTGCAGCGCGGCGGCACCCCGCAGCAGAGCGGGGGCAACGGCCTGCTGATGCTCGGCGGCCTGCTCCTGATGATCCCGGGCCTGATCTCGGACGCGGTGGGCCTGCTCCTGCTGATCCCGCCGGTTCAGAAGGCGCTGAGCCGCCTCACCGAGCGCACCCTCGACCGCAAGCTGCGTGAGGCCGGTGCGGGCAGCTTCGGTGACGCCTTCCAGCAGGCCCGTATCCACCGCCCCGACGGCAAGGTCGTCCAGGGCGAGGTCATCCAGCACGAGCCGGGCGACGACACCCCGCAGGAGCCGCGGCCGCCGCTGACCCGGTGA
- a CDS encoding polyprenol monophosphomannose synthase, whose amino-acid sequence MNDGDGTLGAKAQARQFGPLGTALVIIPTYNEAENIKSIVGRVRKAVPEAHVLVADDNSPDGTGKLADELAVEDDHVQVLHRKGKEGLGAAYLAGFRWGLEKGYGVLVEMDADGSHQPEELPRLLTALKGADLVLGSRWVPGGRVVNWPRSREVISRGGSLYSRLALDLPLKDITGGYRAFRAETLEGLGLDEVASQGYCFQVDLARRAVKAGYHVVEVPITFVERELGDSKMSRDILVEALWRVTAWGVGERLGKVTGRGKKS is encoded by the coding sequence GTGAACGACGGCGACGGGACTCTCGGGGCAAAGGCCCAGGCGAGGCAGTTCGGCCCGCTCGGCACGGCCTTGGTGATCATTCCGACCTACAACGAGGCGGAGAACATCAAGTCCATCGTCGGCCGGGTACGCAAGGCCGTCCCCGAGGCGCACGTCCTCGTGGCCGACGACAACAGCCCCGACGGCACCGGCAAGCTCGCCGACGAACTCGCCGTCGAGGACGACCACGTCCAGGTCCTGCACCGCAAGGGCAAGGAGGGCCTCGGCGCCGCCTACCTCGCGGGCTTCCGCTGGGGCCTGGAAAAGGGCTACGGCGTGCTCGTCGAGATGGACGCCGACGGCTCCCACCAGCCCGAGGAACTGCCCCGGCTGCTCACCGCGCTCAAGGGCGCCGACCTGGTCCTGGGCTCCCGCTGGGTACCCGGCGGCCGGGTCGTGAACTGGCCCAGGAGCCGCGAGGTCATCTCCCGCGGCGGCAGCCTCTACTCCCGCCTCGCCCTCGACCTGCCCCTGAAGGACATCACCGGCGGCTACCGCGCCTTCCGCGCCGAGACCCTCGAAGGTCTCGGCCTGGACGAGGTCGCCTCCCAGGGCTACTGCTTCCAGGTCGACCTCGCCCGCCGCGCGGTCAAGGCCGGCTATCACGTCGTCGAGGTGCCCATCACCTTCGTCGAGCGCGAACTCGGCGACTCCAAGATGAGCCGCGACATCCTCGTGGAGGCCCTGTGGCGGGTCACGGCGTGGGGCGTGGGGGAGCGGCTCGGCAAGGTCACGGGCCGCGGCAAGAAGTCCTGA